The Naumovozyma dairenensis CBS 421 chromosome 3, complete genome genome has a window encoding:
- the IAH1 gene encoding isoamyl acetate-hydrolyzing esterase (similar to Saccharomyces cerevisiae IAH1 (YOR126C); ancestral locus Anc_5.449), with amino-acid sequence MRQKLLFFGDSITEFAYQPDQFTTGSALNAIYSRKLDIIHRGYAGYNSRWGLKILPKILEQDGEGVVLSTLFFGANDSCIAGPQRVPIDEFKENTLAMLKLFQEKNIKVVVVGPALLDRPRWESNRPEETKMGYLRTEEEFQKYGQVLKACAHLTNSAFVDLNKAFIEKGGDDWRELLTDGLHFSGKGYEIFFDELMQVIKDKFPQYSPENLPSDYPYWKDVKADMSNL; translated from the coding sequence atgagACAAAAATTACTATTCTTTGGTGATTCTATCACAGAATTTGCATATCAACCAGATCAGTTCACCACTGGATCAGCTCTCAATGCGATATACTCTAGAAAATTAGATATAATACATCGCGGTTATGCCGGTTATAATTCACGTTGGGGGCTTAAGATCCTTCCCAAGATCTTAGAACAAGACGGTGAGGGAGTTGTATTGAGTACGTTGTTTTTCGGTGCTAATGATTCTTGTATAGCTGGACCTCAACGTGTGCccattgatgaatttaaagaaaatacgTTGGCAATGTTGAAATTgtttcaagaaaaaaatataaaagtTGTGGTTGTGGGTCCAGCATTATTGGATAGACCTAGATGGGAATCGAATAGACCAGAGGAAACGAAAATGGGGTATCTTCGTACTGAGGaggaatttcaaaaatatggTCAAGTCTTAAAGGCATGTGCACATTTGACTAACAGTGCGTTTGTGGATCTTAATAAAGCATTTATTGAGAAAGGGGGTGATGATTGGAGGGAGTTATTAACTGACGGGTTACATTTTTCAGGTAAAGGTTATGAAATATtctttgatgaattaatgCAAGTTATTAAGGATAAGTTCCCTCAATATTCACCTGAAAACTTACCAAGCGATTATCCATATTGGAAAGATGTCAAGGCTGATATGTCCAATTTATAG
- the BCS1 gene encoding bifunctional AAA family ATPase chaperone/translocase BCS1 (similar to Saccharomyces cerevisiae BCS1 (YDR375C); ancestral locus Anc_5.448), producing the protein MSLPGSSSSSSSSSSSDGNNSNIPNATPIKATPTAETITPPINNEFSFNIKSLISNAMENNPIFAAGGGLMILGSGLALARSSAIKLSRLLYKQMIIDLEIPSKDKSYSWILTWISKQPKRVSRHLSVRTSYVQHDNGSINTKFSMVPGPGNHWIRYKGAFIMIKRERSGKMVDLINSAPYETVTLVTLYRDRGLFKDILDEAKQIAMKDTEGKTVIYTSFGPEWRRFGQPKGKRTLASVVLDKGIKENIVKDVEEFRNNGKWYSDRGIPYRRGYLLYGPPGSGKTSFIQALAGELDYNICILNLSENNLTDDRLNHLMNNMPERSILLLEDIDAAFDKRSQTIEGGYQSHVTFSGLLNALDGVTSSEETITFMTTNHREKLDPAILRPGRIDYQVLVGDATLYQIKHMFLKFYPGETKLCERFVQSVSKEFPSIAANETGEVNPNARTPGLSTALLQGLFVVHKDKPRDAIAAVPALREKIAVVN; encoded by the coding sequence ATGTCATTACCtggtagtagtagtagtagtagtagcaGTAGTAGTAGTGATGGTAACAACAGCAATATACCAAACGCTACTCCCATAAAGGCCACTCCAACTGCTGAAACAATAACGCCGCCAATCAACAATGAATTCTCATTCAatataaaatcattaataagCAATGCCATGGAAAACAATCCAATATTCGCCGCTGGTGGTGGATTAATGATCCTTGGGTCCGGTTTAGCCCTAGCACGTTCCAGCGCAATCAAATTAAGTCGATTACTATACAAACAAATGATAATTGATTTAGAAATTCCATCAAAGGATAAATCATACTCATGGATCTTAACATGGATCTCTAAACAACCAAAGAGAGTCTCTAGACATCTCTCTGTAAGGACATCATATGTACAACATGATAATGGATCAATTAATACCAAATTTTCTATGGTGCCTGGTCCGGGGAATCATTGGATTAGATATAAAGGTGCTTTCATAATGATCAAGAGAGAAAGATCGGGGAAAATGGTGGATTTAATTAATAGTGCACCATATGAAACTGTAACGTTGGTTACTTTGTATCGTGATCGTGGGTTGTTTAAGGATATCTTGGATGAAGCTAAACAAATCGCCATGAAGGATACAGAAGGTAAGACTGTCATTTATACTTCGTTTGGTCCTGAATGGAGAAGATTTGGACAACCTAAGGGTAAAAGAACATTGGCTTCAGTCGTTTTAGATAAAGGtataaaggaaaatataGTAAAAGATGTGGAAGAATTTAGAAATAATGGGAAATGGTATTCGGATAGAGGAATACCGTATAGAAGAGGTTACTTATTGTATGGACCACCAGGTTCAGGGAAAACAAGTTTTATACAAGCTTTAGCTGGTGAATTAGACTATAACATTTGTATTTTGAACTTATCTGAGAATAATTTAACAGATGATAGATTAAAccatttaatgaataaCATGCCTGAGAGAAGTATACTACTACTAGAAGACATTGATGCTGCATTCGATAAGAGGTCCCAAACGATAGAGGGAGGGTATCAATCACATGTTACATTTAGTGGATTACTAAACGCATTAGATGGTGTTACTTCCTCGGAGGAAACCATCACGTTCATGACTACGAACCACAGGGAGAAGTTAGATCCCGCAATCTTAAGGCCTGGTCGGATTGACTATCAAGTCCTTGTGGGAGACGCCACATTATATCAAATCAAACATATGTTCTTGAAGTTTTATCCAGGTGAAACAAAGCTATGTGAAAGATTTGTTCAAAGTGTTTCCAAAGAGTTCCCATCAATAGCCGCCAACGAGACCGGGGAGGTCAACCCTAATGCCCGGACACCAGGGCTCAGCACGGCCCTACTTCAGGGTTTGTTTGTGGTCCATAAAGATAAACCTCGAGACGCAATTGCCGCGGTGCCAGCCCTTCGTGAGAAAATTGCAGTTGTAAATTGA